A single genomic interval of Arthrobacter methylotrophus harbors:
- a CDS encoding ABC transporter permease → MKSNRQIEHYVAPVDETPLLATDSLKVDAAPLSLWADAWRKLRRRPLFIISALMILLLLVVAFFPGLFTQTAPNDNCQLSDSLAGPSAGHPLGFTFQGCDIYSRVIHGTQASLTVGVVSVIFVLIIGVTLGALAGFFGGWVDTVIARIGDIFFALPLVLGALVVTQLPFFRENKSVFTVVMVIVMLGWPQMARITRGAVIEVRNADFVTAARSLGVSKIGTLVRHVVPNALAPIIVLATMELGVFIVTEATLSFLGIGLPGSIMSWGNDISAAKDTLRTNPEVLMFPATALSITVLSFIMLGDALRDALDPKSRKR, encoded by the coding sequence ATGAAAAGTAACCGTCAGATCGAGCACTATGTTGCCCCTGTCGACGAGACACCGCTGCTGGCGACCGATTCCCTCAAGGTCGACGCAGCACCCCTGAGCCTGTGGGCGGACGCCTGGCGGAAGCTCCGCCGTCGGCCGCTCTTCATCATCTCGGCGCTCATGATCCTGCTGCTCCTCGTCGTCGCGTTCTTCCCGGGCTTGTTCACCCAGACAGCTCCGAACGATAACTGCCAGCTGAGCGACTCCCTGGCAGGACCCTCGGCCGGCCATCCCCTGGGATTCACCTTCCAGGGCTGCGACATCTACTCCCGTGTCATCCACGGCACACAGGCATCCTTGACCGTCGGCGTCGTCTCCGTCATCTTCGTCCTGATCATCGGGGTAACCCTGGGCGCGTTGGCAGGATTCTTCGGCGGCTGGGTCGACACCGTCATTGCCCGCATTGGTGACATCTTCTTCGCCTTGCCCTTGGTCCTCGGTGCGCTGGTGGTTACCCAGTTGCCCTTCTTCCGCGAGAACAAGAGCGTCTTCACGGTGGTCATGGTCATTGTGATGCTCGGCTGGCCGCAAATGGCCCGTATCACCCGCGGCGCCGTGATCGAGGTCCGCAACGCCGATTTCGTGACCGCCGCCCGCTCGCTGGGTGTCTCCAAGATCGGCACCCTGGTCCGGCACGTGGTTCCCAACGCGCTCGCGCCGATCATCGTCCTTGCCACCATGGAGCTTGGCGTCTTCATTGTGACCGAGGCAACGCTGTCCTTCCTTGGCATCGGCCTGCCCGGAAGCATCATGTCCTGGGGTAACGACATTTCCGCGGCAAAGGACACACTGCGCACCAACCCCGAAGTGCTGATGTTCCCCGCAACCGCACTGTCCATCACGGTCCTGAGCTTCATCATGCTTGGTGACGCGCTGCGTGACGCCCTTGACCCCAAGAGCCGCAAGCGATGA
- the fdxA gene encoding ferredoxin, translated as MTYVIAQPCVDVKDKACIEECPVDCIYEGERSLYIHPDECVDCGACEPVCPVEAIYYEDDTPEEWADYYKANVEFFDDLGSPGGAAKIGNTGKDHPFIAALPPQNQDH; from the coding sequence GTGACCTACGTAATCGCGCAGCCGTGTGTGGACGTCAAGGACAAGGCGTGTATTGAAGAATGCCCTGTCGACTGCATCTACGAAGGCGAACGTTCCCTCTATATCCACCCGGATGAGTGCGTGGACTGCGGCGCCTGCGAACCCGTGTGCCCGGTGGAAGCGATCTACTACGAGGACGACACCCCGGAGGAATGGGCGGACTACTACAAGGCCAACGTCGAGTTCTTCGATGACCTCGGGTCCCCGGGTGGAGCTGCCAAGATCGGCAACACCGGTAAGGACCACCCGTTCATCGCTGCGTTGCCCCCGCAGAACCAAGACCATTAA
- a CDS encoding ABC transporter ATP-binding protein gives MTTSNVTISEAETEERPLLEIRDLAISFQTASGEFQAVKNAHLTIMPGETVAIVGESGSGKSTTALAAIGLLPENGRVSGGQILLDGEDISHATERRMIELRGNTIGMVPQDPMSNLNPVWKIGYQVRETLRANGKPSGPADVARVLGEAGLPDSARRAKQYPHEFSGGMRQRALIAIGLSCQPRLLIADEPTSALDVTVQRQILDHLETMTAELGTAVLLITHDLGLAAERADKVVVMYRGNVVEAGPSLELLRNPQHPYTQRLVASAPSLASRRIQAAKAEGIQTEELLAPTGAVVEKALPEDVLKVENLSKVFKLRSGMGKATDFTAVDNVSFNVTRGTTTAIVGESGSGKSTVAQMVLNLLAPTSGRIVFDGVDTSTLNSREIFKFRRRVQPIFQDPYGSLDPMYNIFRTIEEPLRTHKIGDKASREKKVRELLDQVALPQSTMQRYPNELSGGQRQRVAIARALALDPEVIICDEAVSALDVLVQAQVLNLLAELQSNLGLTYLFITHDLAVVRQIADHVCVMQKGKLVETGSTDEVFDSPKRDYTKALLHAIPGASLMLPPVVV, from the coding sequence ATGACAACGTCCAACGTCACTATCAGCGAGGCTGAGACGGAAGAGCGCCCACTCCTGGAAATCAGGGATCTCGCCATTTCCTTCCAGACGGCGAGCGGCGAATTCCAAGCCGTCAAGAACGCCCACCTGACCATCATGCCCGGCGAGACAGTCGCCATTGTGGGGGAGTCCGGTTCGGGAAAGTCCACGACGGCGCTCGCCGCCATCGGGCTCCTGCCGGAGAACGGCAGGGTTTCCGGCGGCCAGATCCTCCTCGACGGCGAGGATATCTCCCACGCGACGGAACGGCGCATGATCGAGCTGCGCGGCAACACGATCGGCATGGTCCCGCAGGACCCGATGTCCAACCTCAACCCGGTCTGGAAGATCGGCTACCAGGTCCGCGAGACCCTGCGCGCCAACGGCAAGCCGAGTGGTCCCGCCGACGTCGCCCGCGTCCTGGGGGAAGCCGGCTTGCCGGACTCTGCGCGGCGCGCCAAGCAGTACCCGCACGAATTCTCCGGCGGCATGCGCCAGCGCGCCCTGATCGCGATCGGCCTGTCCTGCCAGCCGCGCCTCCTGATTGCCGATGAGCCGACGTCGGCCCTCGACGTGACGGTGCAGCGGCAGATCCTGGACCACCTCGAAACCATGACGGCGGAGCTCGGCACCGCGGTCCTCCTCATCACGCACGATCTCGGCCTGGCTGCCGAGCGCGCGGACAAAGTGGTGGTCATGTACCGGGGCAACGTAGTGGAGGCCGGTCCTTCGCTCGAATTGCTCCGCAACCCGCAACACCCATACACCCAGCGGCTGGTGGCATCGGCGCCGTCCCTCGCTTCCCGGAGGATCCAGGCCGCCAAGGCCGAAGGCATCCAGACGGAAGAACTCCTGGCGCCCACCGGGGCTGTAGTCGAAAAGGCGTTGCCGGAAGACGTCCTGAAGGTCGAGAACCTCAGCAAGGTCTTCAAGCTGCGCTCCGGCATGGGCAAGGCAACGGACTTCACCGCGGTGGACAACGTCTCGTTCAACGTCACGCGGGGAACGACGACGGCGATCGTGGGGGAGTCGGGCTCCGGCAAGTCCACAGTGGCCCAGATGGTCCTCAACCTGCTCGCACCGACGTCGGGGCGGATCGTGTTCGACGGCGTGGACACCTCCACCTTGAACAGCCGGGAGATCTTCAAGTTCCGGCGCCGTGTCCAGCCGATCTTCCAGGACCCGTACGGCTCCCTCGACCCGATGTACAACATCTTCAGGACCATCGAGGAACCGCTCCGGACCCACAAGATCGGTGACAAGGCCAGCCGCGAGAAGAAGGTCCGGGAACTTCTGGACCAGGTAGCTTTGCCGCAGTCCACCATGCAGCGATACCCGAACGAGCTCTCGGGCGGACAGCGGCAACGCGTCGCGATTGCCCGGGCCTTGGCACTGGACCCTGAAGTGATCATCTGCGACGAGGCGGTCTCCGCCCTGGACGTTTTGGTGCAGGCCCAGGTGTTGAACTTGCTGGCCGAGCTGCAGTCCAATCTTGGACTGACGTACCTGTTCATCACGCACGACCTCGCCGTTGTGCGGCAGATCGCCGACCATGTCTGCGTGATGCAGAAGGGCAAGCTCGTGGAAACGGGCAGCACTGACGAGGTCTTCGATTCGCCGAAGCGGGACTACACCAAGGCCCTGCTTCACGCTATTCCAGGAGCGAGCCTGATGCTGCCGCCGGTGGTGGTCTGA
- a CDS encoding ABC transporter substrate-binding protein encodes MRFSRTSKALGLLAVAALALTGCGSAGSGSSGQATAGDPNKIITAYSNEPQHPLMPSNTNEVYGGRVVDLLFEGLTTYDANGKSVNALAQSIDTSDGQNYTIKVKSGAKFTNGEAVTAKSFVDAWNFAALSTNAQASSSFFESIDGYDAVSATKKVTGADGKSTSTPAPTAQTMSGLVLKDDSTITVKLAQPEADWPQRLGYSAFMPLPSDALKDPKAFGENPIGNGPYKMAAKGAWQHDSQIALVKNPDYQGNRTAKNGGVTFKFYTDPAPAYTDVQANNLDVTDVLPTNALKTYTTDFPDHNLNKAYAGNATLNIPNYLPEFQGAAGQLRRQAISMAINRDEITKVVFNGTRIPAKDFTSPSIDGYNANVTGSDVLKFDAAKAKDLWAQANAMSPWPAGKVLQLAYNTDGGNKEWIDAVANNLKNNLGIQAEGQPFAKFAEILNLRTAKTLPGFTRAGWQADYPSLYNFLGPLLKTGASANYEGYSNPEFDKLLTEGLASKSTDDANKKFTQAQEILFKDLPNLPLWYQARQAVWSQNVSNVDSGWNGVLLYYNITAK; translated from the coding sequence ATGCGTTTTTCGCGCACTTCCAAAGCTCTTGGCTTGCTGGCTGTAGCCGCACTTGCCCTTACCGGATGCGGCAGCGCCGGCTCCGGAAGCAGCGGCCAGGCCACTGCCGGCGATCCGAACAAAATCATCACCGCATACAGCAATGAACCCCAGCACCCCCTCATGCCTTCCAACACCAACGAGGTGTACGGTGGCCGCGTCGTCGACCTCCTCTTCGAAGGCCTGACCACCTACGACGCAAATGGCAAGTCCGTGAATGCCCTCGCGCAATCCATTGACACGAGCGATGGCCAGAACTACACCATCAAGGTAAAGAGCGGCGCCAAATTCACCAATGGCGAGGCCGTGACGGCCAAGAGCTTCGTTGATGCCTGGAACTTCGCTGCCCTGAGCACCAACGCCCAGGCCAGCAGCAGCTTCTTCGAGTCGATCGATGGCTACGACGCCGTCAGCGCGACCAAGAAGGTGACCGGCGCGGACGGTAAGTCCACTTCAACCCCCGCACCGACCGCCCAGACGATGTCAGGGCTGGTACTGAAGGACGATTCGACCATCACGGTCAAGCTGGCCCAGCCGGAAGCCGACTGGCCGCAGCGCCTCGGTTACTCAGCATTCATGCCGCTTCCGTCCGACGCCCTGAAGGACCCGAAGGCATTCGGTGAAAACCCCATTGGCAACGGCCCGTACAAGATGGCCGCCAAGGGTGCTTGGCAGCACGACAGCCAGATCGCCCTCGTCAAGAACCCTGACTACCAGGGCAACCGTACGGCCAAGAACGGCGGCGTGACTTTCAAGTTCTACACCGACCCGGCTCCGGCTTACACGGACGTCCAGGCCAACAACCTTGACGTGACCGACGTCCTGCCGACGAACGCCCTGAAGACCTACACCACGGACTTCCCGGACCACAACCTGAACAAGGCTTACGCAGGCAACGCAACCCTCAACATCCCGAACTACCTGCCTGAGTTCCAGGGAGCAGCCGGCCAGCTGCGTCGCCAGGCCATCTCCATGGCGATCAACCGCGATGAGATCACCAAGGTCGTCTTCAACGGCACCCGTATCCCGGCGAAGGACTTCACGTCTCCCTCCATTGACGGCTACAACGCGAACGTGACCGGCTCCGACGTTCTGAAGTTCGACGCCGCAAAGGCCAAGGACCTGTGGGCCCAGGCAAACGCCATGAGCCCGTGGCCCGCCGGCAAGGTTCTTCAGCTCGCGTACAACACCGATGGTGGCAACAAGGAATGGATTGACGCCGTTGCCAACAACCTGAAGAACAACCTCGGCATCCAGGCAGAAGGCCAGCCGTTTGCCAAATTTGCCGAGATCCTGAACCTCCGCACGGCCAAGACCCTCCCGGGCTTCACCCGCGCCGGTTGGCAGGCAGACTACCCGTCGCTGTACAACTTCCTCGGCCCGCTGCTGAAGACCGGTGCCAGCGCCAACTACGAGGGTTACAGCAACCCTGAGTTCGACAAGCTGCTGACCGAGGGCCTGGCCTCCAAGTCCACGGACGACGCCAACAAGAAGTTCACCCAGGCACAGGAGATCCTCTTCAAGGATCTGCCGAACCTGCCCCTGTGGTACCAGGCGCGCCAGGCTGTATGGAGCCAGAACGTCAGCAACGTTGACTCCGGCTGGAACGGCGTCCTGCTGTACTACAACATCACCGCAAAGTAG
- a CDS encoding ArsR family transcriptional regulator has translation MTEHEREDNDLMAKGRALSSPLRLRILRLCLHHGRTNKEIAGLLGINPASSLHHVRTLVRTGFLMPQEGRKGKRGAKEVPYIATRTSWSTPVDDISPVLIETFIQETSGLAPEEIDVWRLGVKFNAARQQEMMGKLRAVVEEYMRLPADDDGEATSLLIAHHRDPSAD, from the coding sequence ATGACCGAACATGAGCGCGAGGACAATGACCTGATGGCCAAGGGCCGCGCATTGAGCTCTCCGCTTCGCCTGAGGATCCTGCGGCTGTGCCTCCACCACGGGCGCACCAACAAGGAGATCGCCGGACTACTGGGCATCAATCCGGCGTCGAGCCTGCACCATGTGCGGACCTTGGTCCGCACGGGATTTCTCATGCCACAGGAGGGCCGGAAGGGAAAGCGGGGTGCCAAGGAAGTCCCCTATATCGCCACGCGCACGTCGTGGAGCACTCCTGTGGACGATATTTCGCCCGTCCTGATCGAAACGTTCATCCAGGAAACCAGCGGACTCGCACCCGAGGAGATCGATGTCTGGCGACTTGGCGTGAAATTCAACGCTGCACGCCAGCAGGAAATGATGGGCAAGCTGCGGGCGGTCGTCGAGGAGTACATGCGCCTCCCCGCGGACGACGACGGCGAGGCCACCTCGCTCTTGATCGCCCACCACCGGGATCCAAGCGCCGATTAG
- a CDS encoding type IV toxin-antitoxin system AbiEi family antitoxin domain-containing protein, translated as MVKISGVISEYDGVARAKHLAAAGVSHFQLKSALASGRILRVARGVYAVPDANPVLRAIRSLPAEPACVSAAELAGLWVLNSPRCPHVAVPHSRKYEGFLCHRSAAPPTLMDSVVQALRCLPDLDGLVIAESAVVLGRLPLSGLRRRLDGRNDAHQRRLVSRIVPQSQSIIECIARYHLRNAGFHVESQVNIPGMGHLDLMVDGRLGIETDGAGFHMDKPSFEEDRRRWNVTTRLGVPTLVVSYSMLKHRPREFVAMVRETLRTLDCAA; from the coding sequence ATGGTGAAGATCAGTGGAGTCATTTCAGAGTACGACGGCGTGGCGCGGGCCAAGCACCTCGCAGCGGCCGGGGTCTCGCACTTCCAGCTGAAATCAGCGTTGGCAAGCGGCCGGATTCTGCGCGTAGCCCGTGGGGTCTACGCCGTGCCGGACGCCAATCCCGTTTTGCGCGCCATTCGCTCCCTTCCCGCCGAACCGGCTTGTGTCTCCGCCGCTGAACTAGCCGGGCTGTGGGTTCTGAATAGCCCCCGATGTCCCCACGTCGCGGTCCCGCATAGCCGAAAGTATGAGGGTTTCCTGTGTCATCGGTCCGCGGCGCCGCCCACCCTGATGGATTCGGTGGTCCAGGCCTTGCGCTGCTTGCCGGACCTGGATGGGCTCGTCATTGCCGAATCTGCGGTGGTCCTCGGCCGGCTGCCACTCTCGGGCCTGAGGAGGAGGCTTGACGGGCGTAATGATGCGCACCAGCGGAGACTCGTGTCGAGGATCGTGCCACAATCGCAGTCGATTATCGAGTGTATCGCGCGCTATCACCTGCGGAATGCAGGCTTTCACGTTGAGTCGCAGGTGAACATTCCGGGCATGGGGCATCTGGATTTGATGGTGGACGGAAGACTGGGGATTGAGACCGACGGGGCAGGTTTCCACATGGACAAGCCGAGCTTCGAGGAGGATCGTCGTCGCTGGAATGTCACCACCAGGCTCGGCGTTCCGACCTTGGTGGTGAGCTATTCCATGTTGAAGCATCGGCCTCGAGAATTTGTTGCCATGGTCCGGGAAACTTTGAGGACTCTCGACTGCGCGGCGTGA
- a CDS encoding ABC transporter permease, with protein sequence MTQYILRRLLQVIPVFLGTTLLVYFMVFALPGDPIRALFGDRPPSESVIAALRQQYNLDQPFWVQYGLFLKNLFTFNLGVDFTGQPIAATLGRVFPVTAMLAVEALAIQAVFGVAFGLIAGLRKGKIFDSTVLIASLVVIAVPTFVLGFVLQLVVGVQLGWAKPTVGANADWGTLILPATVLGLVSFAYVLRLTRASVIENMNADYVRTATAKGLSRPRVVLAHILRNSMIPVVTYLGANLGGLMGGAIVTEGIFNVPGVGQKLYQAVIRSEGPTVVAIVSVLVLVFVAANLLVDLLYAWLDPRIRYEK encoded by the coding sequence GTGACCCAGTACATTCTCCGGCGTTTGCTGCAGGTCATTCCCGTGTTCCTGGGAACCACCCTGCTCGTGTACTTCATGGTCTTTGCCCTCCCGGGCGACCCCATCCGCGCCCTGTTCGGCGACCGACCGCCCAGCGAGTCCGTCATTGCCGCGCTGCGCCAGCAATACAACCTCGACCAGCCGTTCTGGGTCCAGTACGGACTGTTCCTCAAGAACCTCTTCACGTTCAACCTCGGCGTGGACTTCACCGGCCAGCCCATCGCCGCCACCCTTGGCCGCGTTTTCCCGGTTACCGCCATGCTCGCCGTCGAGGCCCTTGCCATCCAGGCCGTTTTCGGCGTGGCCTTCGGCCTGATCGCCGGCCTTCGCAAGGGAAAGATCTTCGACTCCACCGTCCTGATTGCCTCCCTCGTGGTCATTGCCGTCCCGACGTTCGTCCTCGGCTTCGTGCTTCAGCTCGTCGTCGGTGTGCAGCTCGGCTGGGCCAAGCCGACCGTTGGAGCCAACGCGGACTGGGGCACCCTGATCCTTCCGGCCACAGTCCTTGGCCTCGTCTCCTTTGCCTACGTGCTGCGTTTGACCCGCGCCTCGGTCATTGAAAACATGAACGCCGACTACGTCCGCACCGCAACCGCAAAAGGCCTCTCCCGTCCCCGCGTGGTCCTGGCCCACATCCTGCGCAACTCCATGATTCCCGTAGTCACCTACCTGGGCGCGAACCTGGGTGGCTTGATGGGCGGCGCGATCGTCACCGAAGGCATTTTCAACGTGCCCGGCGTCGGCCAAAAGCTCTACCAAGCAGTAATCCGCAGCGAAGGCCCCACGGTCGTCGCCATTGTGAGCGTGCTGGTGCTGGTCTTCGTTGCCGCCAACCTGTTGGTCGACCTCCTGTACGCCTGGCTTGACCCGAGGATCCGTTATGAAAAGTAA
- the typA gene encoding translational GTPase TypA: MSETTTNTAAATASRSDLRNVAIVAHVDHGKTTLVDAMLKQTNSFAEHNHLEDRVMDSGDLEREKGITILAKNTTVAYNGPSSNGETITINVIDTPGHADFGGEVERGLSMVDGVVLLVDASEGPLPQTRFVLRKALAAHLPVILLVNKTDRPDARIDEVVHESMDLLLGLASDLADEVPDLDLDKILEVPVVYAAAKVGRASLEQPADGSAPENEDLEPLFKTIIEHIPAPTYNPEGVLQAHVTNLDASPFLGRLALLRIYNGTLRKGQTVAWARANGELKNVKITELLATKALDRVPTESAGPGEIVAVAGIEEITIGETLTDAENPQPLPLITVDDPAISMTIGINTSPLAGKVKGAKVTARQVKDRLDKELIGNVSIKVLPTERPDAWEVQGRGELALAILVEQMRREGFELTVGKPQVVTRTIDGKIHEPMEHMTIDVPEEYLGAVTQLMAARKGRMTNMANHGTGWCRMEFIVPARGLIGFRTKFLTDTRGAGIASSISEGYEPWAGPIEYRTNGSMVADRAGVVTPFAMINLQERGSFFVKPTSEVYEGMIVGENSRADDMDVNITKEKKLTNMRAASSDTFENLTPPRDLTLEESLEFAREDECVEVTPESIRIRKLILDSNERAKATRARAKV; the protein is encoded by the coding sequence ATGTCTGAAACCACCACCAACACCGCCGCGGCCACTGCATCGCGCAGTGATCTGCGCAACGTCGCGATTGTGGCCCACGTTGACCACGGCAAGACCACACTGGTCGACGCCATGCTCAAGCAGACCAACTCCTTCGCCGAGCACAACCACCTTGAAGACCGTGTCATGGACTCCGGTGACCTGGAGCGCGAAAAGGGCATCACGATCCTCGCCAAGAACACTACGGTTGCCTACAACGGCCCGTCGTCCAACGGCGAGACCATCACCATCAACGTGATCGACACCCCCGGCCACGCCGACTTCGGTGGCGAGGTAGAGCGCGGCCTGTCCATGGTCGACGGCGTTGTCCTCCTGGTTGACGCTTCCGAAGGCCCGCTGCCGCAGACCCGCTTTGTGCTCCGCAAGGCTCTCGCCGCCCACCTGCCCGTCATCCTGCTGGTCAACAAGACCGACCGCCCTGACGCACGCATCGATGAAGTTGTCCACGAATCGATGGACCTGCTCCTCGGTCTGGCCTCGGACCTCGCGGACGAAGTTCCGGACCTGGACCTGGACAAGATCCTGGAAGTTCCCGTGGTCTACGCCGCAGCCAAAGTCGGCCGCGCATCCTTGGAGCAACCGGCCGATGGCTCGGCACCGGAGAACGAAGACCTCGAACCTCTCTTCAAGACGATCATCGAGCACATTCCTGCCCCGACATATAACCCCGAGGGCGTCCTCCAGGCGCACGTCACCAACCTGGACGCCTCCCCGTTCCTTGGCCGCCTGGCCCTGCTGCGCATCTACAACGGAACCCTCCGCAAGGGGCAGACCGTTGCTTGGGCACGCGCAAACGGCGAACTCAAGAACGTCAAGATCACCGAGCTCCTGGCCACCAAGGCCCTGGACCGCGTTCCGACCGAGTCTGCCGGGCCCGGCGAGATCGTGGCTGTCGCCGGTATCGAGGAAATCACCATCGGTGAAACCCTGACCGACGCCGAGAACCCGCAGCCGCTGCCGCTCATCACGGTGGATGACCCCGCAATCTCCATGACCATCGGTATCAACACCTCTCCGCTGGCCGGCAAAGTCAAGGGTGCCAAGGTCACGGCCCGCCAAGTGAAGGACCGCCTCGACAAGGAACTGATCGGTAACGTCTCCATCAAGGTTCTGCCCACCGAGCGTCCGGACGCTTGGGAAGTCCAGGGCCGTGGTGAACTTGCGCTGGCCATCCTCGTGGAGCAGATGCGTCGCGAAGGCTTCGAACTGACTGTCGGCAAGCCGCAGGTTGTCACTCGGACCATCGACGGCAAGATCCACGAGCCGATGGAGCACATGACCATCGACGTCCCCGAAGAGTACCTCGGCGCCGTCACGCAGCTCATGGCCGCCCGCAAGGGCCGCATGACCAACATGGCCAACCACGGTACCGGCTGGTGCCGGATGGAATTCATCGTTCCCGCCCGTGGCCTCATCGGCTTCCGCACCAAGTTCCTCACGGACACCCGTGGCGCCGGCATCGCTTCCTCGATCTCCGAGGGTTACGAGCCGTGGGCCGGCCCGATCGAATACCGCACCAACGGTTCGATGGTCGCCGACCGCGCCGGTGTGGTTACGCCCTTCGCAATGATCAACCTGCAGGAACGCGGCTCCTTCTTCGTGAAGCCCACGTCCGAGGTCTACGAAGGCATGATCGTCGGCGAGAACTCCCGCGCGGACGACATGGACGTCAACATCACCAAGGAAAAGAAGCTCACCAACATGCGTGCCGCTTCCTCCGACACCTTCGAGAACTTGACGCCCCCGCGCGACCTGACCCTCGAAGAGTCCCTCGAATTCGCCCGCGAGGACGAGTGCGTTGAGGTGACCCCGGAGTCCATCCGGATCCGCAAGCTGATCCTGGACTCCAACGAGCGCGCCAAGGCTACCCGTGCCCGCGCCAAAGTCTGA
- a CDS encoding MFS transporter, which yields MNAGTSDNGEQIDTAQQTDTVRRSGTSRQGASLWRDRNFTTFWSGQAISQLGAQLGQLAFPVLAVSLLGASEFEVGALNAAGLAAFLLIGLPAGAWVDRWLKRRTMIVADLVRTAAMAAVPLLWWTGMLQIWHLYAVAAVVGTATVFFDVAYQSYVPVLVHAAKVPQANSKLEATSQIARIGGPAAGGALLAVVSAPVLFVGEAMGYLVSAIFLLRTRDAERPVPAKDRQPLASEIKEGLVFVVGHPLISRIVACTGGVNFFTTIAFTLMPVLVLRELELGPEGMGLIMALGAVGGLIGAVAAPRFAALIGEGTVIPVASMISSLFLLLVPLSAVAPERWMSLLMLIVSEFGFGFGVLVYNIMQLSMRQRVCPPRLQGRMNASIRFVVWGVMPIAALASGILAENLGLVPTIWIGLGGSVVFVAPVLFSPLWGMRRLPDGVLGA from the coding sequence GTGAATGCCGGGACCAGTGACAATGGTGAGCAAATTGACACTGCCCAGCAAACTGACACCGTCCGGCGTTCCGGTACTTCTCGGCAAGGGGCCTCGCTCTGGCGGGACCGGAATTTCACCACCTTCTGGTCGGGCCAAGCCATCAGTCAGCTGGGTGCGCAACTAGGGCAACTGGCCTTTCCCGTCCTTGCGGTGTCCCTGCTCGGCGCCAGCGAGTTCGAGGTTGGCGCGCTCAACGCCGCCGGCCTGGCGGCTTTCCTCCTGATCGGCCTACCTGCGGGAGCCTGGGTGGACCGTTGGCTGAAGCGTCGCACCATGATCGTGGCAGACCTGGTCCGGACGGCGGCGATGGCGGCGGTACCACTCCTTTGGTGGACGGGCATGCTGCAGATCTGGCACTTGTACGCGGTAGCCGCCGTCGTCGGAACCGCAACGGTCTTCTTCGACGTCGCCTACCAAAGCTATGTGCCTGTACTCGTGCATGCCGCGAAAGTGCCGCAGGCCAACTCCAAGCTGGAAGCCACCTCCCAGATCGCGCGGATCGGGGGGCCCGCCGCGGGTGGTGCGTTGCTCGCTGTCGTGTCCGCCCCGGTGCTCTTCGTTGGTGAGGCGATGGGGTATCTGGTGTCGGCCATCTTCCTGCTCAGAACGCGCGATGCGGAACGGCCCGTGCCTGCCAAGGATCGACAGCCGCTAGCAAGCGAAATCAAGGAAGGTCTGGTCTTCGTGGTCGGGCATCCGTTGATCAGCAGGATCGTGGCCTGCACGGGCGGGGTCAACTTCTTCACCACGATCGCCTTTACTTTGATGCCTGTACTGGTGCTTCGTGAATTGGAACTCGGTCCCGAGGGCATGGGCCTCATCATGGCGCTGGGGGCAGTTGGCGGACTGATCGGGGCAGTTGCCGCACCCAGGTTCGCGGCCTTGATTGGCGAGGGGACCGTTATTCCCGTGGCGTCGATGATCAGCTCGCTATTCCTCTTGCTTGTTCCCTTGAGCGCGGTGGCTCCCGAACGATGGATGTCCCTCCTGATGCTCATTGTCTCCGAGTTTGGGTTCGGCTTCGGCGTCCTCGTATACAACATCATGCAGCTCAGCATGCGGCAGCGCGTGTGTCCTCCGAGGCTGCAAGGACGCATGAATGCCTCCATTCGTTTTGTGGTGTGGGGAGTCATGCCGATCGCGGCACTTGCCTCCGGAATCCTCGCCGAAAACCTCGGCCTCGTCCCGACAATTTGGATCGGCTTGGGTGGAAGCGTTGTCTTCGTTGCGCCGGTGTTGTTCTCGCCGCTCTGGGGAATGCGCCGGCTACCGGACGGGGTGCTTGGCGCCTGA